The nucleotide window ACCTTTGCCAAAGCAATATTCTGTACAGAGCTTGAAGATGACGCGTGCGGGCAGTGTCTTGAATGTCGTAAGGTGGAACATGGTAATCATCCGGATCTAACCATGCTTGCACCAGATGGAAACAACATTAAAATAGATCAAATCCGGGATCTGCAGCGTATCTTTTCATATCGATCTGAGGCAGGCCATCCCAAAGTATATATTATAGAACAAGCCGAGAAAATGACGGTGCAGGCAGCGAACAGTCTGCTGAAATTTCTGGAGGAACCGCAGGTTCCTGCAGTCGGCATCCTGATTACTGATAATGGACAGGCTATGTTGCCTACGATTCGTTCACGCTCCCAATTGGTGCCGTTCAGTGCACTGAATCCGGAGGAGATGTTACAATCTCTGATTGAGGAAGGGCACCCTGCCAATCTGGCTCGCTCTGCCGTCCATTTAGCGTCAGGATTGGAAGCATGTAGAGAAATTCTCCAGCAGAATTGGTTTGCAGAAATTAGAAACGTAATGTTACAATTAGGGAAGGAGTCCCTGGGTAGAGGAAGTACATCATTGATCTCTGCACAGCAGAAGCTTTTTAAAACCGGACTCTCTGAACACCTGGACATGCTACTCAGTTTGTTCCATCTATGGTTTAGGGACATGCTGTATGTTCAGTACGATAGGCATGAACATATCGTTTTTATAGATCAGTTAGACATGCTATCTCAGTTGGCACATACCCGCAGCACAGAGCAGTGGGTCTCCTATATGGATATGGCCGCAGCATGCAGAAAAAAATTGCGTTTCAACGTCAATGGCCAGCTTTGTCTGGAGCAATTTTTGATCGGTTTGGCATAAGACTGGGAGAGGGCAGCGTTAGCTCCAATCATATGCAAACGGTTATAACTTCGGCCGGGTTCCCTAAGAAGACAGGGCTTCAGACGAAGTGGGGTTGGCTTACAAGGGGGTTAATTTTTTGTACAGTGTAGTGGGTGTCCGTTTCAAAAAAGCGGGCAAAATTTATTACTTCGATCCCCTGGACCTTCCCATTGAGAAAGAAAACTGCGTTATCGTGGAGACAGCGCGGGGGGTTGAGTACGGTAAGGTTGTCGTAGGTAAGAAGGAAGTGGGCGAGTCCGATGTGGTGTTGCCGCTGAAGAAAGTCATCCGCGTTGCGGGCGAGACAGATGCCCGTGTGGTTGATGAGAACAAGCGTGCAGCCAAAGAAGCATTCGGTACTTGTTTAAATAAAATCAAAGACCATGGCCTCAAAATGAAGCTGGTCGATGTGGAATTTACGTTTGATCGCAATAAAATCATATTTTATTTTACAGCTGAAGGAAGAGTTGATTTCCGGGAGCTGGTCAAGGATCTGGCAAGTATTTTCCGGACACGAATCGAGCTGAGACAGATTGGTGTACGTGATGAAGCGAAGATGCTTGGCGGAATCGGACCTTGCGGCCGTGTGTTGTGTTGTTCTTCCTGGCTGGGAGACTTTGAGCCGGTATCAATCAAGATGGCTAAAGATCAGAGCCTGTCACTGAATCCGACGAAAATTTCAGGGTTGTGCGGAAGACTCATGTGCTGTCTGAAATTTGAGCATGATAACTATGAAAGTGTGAGAGAAGAACTTCCGGCTGTAGGCAAATTGGTCGTCACCTCATTGGGTGAAGGAAAAGTTGTCGGAATTAATGCCGGTAGCCGCACAGTCCATGTTCAACTGTTCGACATCAGTAAAGTCAAAGAACTTCCGCTGGATGACGTCGTTATCAAGTAAACCATAAAGGTTGCTTCGGGGTGGAAACTTGGAAAAGAAAAATCTGTTTACGCACATTCATGAAATGGAAACCCAATTGGGTCAGTTGCACGGTGATTTAGGAGAGTTAAAAATGATTGTGAAGGAGCTGCTTGAGGATAATCAGCGGCTTACCATCGAGAATGAGCAGTTACGCAAGCTGCTTAAGCGTGAAGCTCCGGCAGATCTGCCGATCTCCTCAGCACTCGCTCCCGTAGCAAGACCAGCAGGTCCGGCTACAGGTGAAGATGTTGTGGGTGAAGGGTATGATAACCTGGCCCGGTTGTATCACGAAGGCTTCCATATCTGCAACGTCTATTATGGACATCTGCGGACGGAAGGCGATTGTCTGTTCTGCCTGTCTTTTTTGAATAAATGAAGTGACCGTAGGGATCCCCTACGGTTTTTTTTCAAGGTTACAAACCTAAACTTAACGAACATGAGATATAGAGTACCGGAGGATGAGCGTAACATATGAAAGCAAATGAAGTAGTGTTACATGAGTCAGAGCGGATTGATGATCTGCTCTCTCATGATCTGAGAATCATTCAAAGTGATGAAGTATTCAGTTTTTCAATGGATGCGGTATTGTTGGCTCGGTTTGCTTCCGTACCCAAACGGGGTCGTGTACTTGATTTGTGTACAGGTAATGGGGTCGTTCCCATTCTACTTACAACGCGTACGCAGGCTAGTCTGGAAGGGATCGAGATTCAGCCGCGTTTGGCTGATATGGCGCGTCGCAGTGTGCAATTAAATGAACTGGATGAGTCGATTATGATTCGTGAAGGTGATTTGCGAGAACTGGTGAAAGAAACGGGTCACGCTGTCTATGATGCAATAACGGTTAATCCCCCATACATGCCTCTGAATGGCAGTGATCTCAAGATGAATACACATCAGGCCATGGCACGTCATGAGATTGGATGTACCTTGGAAGAAGTGATCCAGGCTTGCAGTCGACTTGTACGTAATGGCGGTAAAGTATCGATGGTTCATCGTCCGCAGCGTCTTGCAGAGATTATCTCGCTCATGCGCGAATATAAGTTGGAGCCCAAACGGATTCGGATGGTACATCCCCGCGCTCATCTGGAAGCCAACATGGTATTAATTGAAGGAATGAAAGATGGTAAACCCGAAGTAAGGATGCTTCCTCCACTCATTGTCTACAATGAAGAGGGGAAATACTGCGAAGAGATTATGGATATTTACTATGGTCAGCAACATGCTGAGCGCACAACGAAGGGAGGACTTTAGATGACTTTGCATATTCAGAAAAGTTATGCGGAGCAGCCTGAAGGCTCGGGCAAGCTGTATCTGGTTGGAACACCCATTGGTAATCTGGAGGACATGACCTTCCGGGCCATCAAGACTTTGCAGAGCTGTGACATCATTGCAGCAGAAGATACACGCCAGACCCGAAAGCTGCTTACCCATTTTGAAATTACACCGTCGATGTTGTTTAGTTATCACGAGCATAACAAGGGAGCAAGTGGCCCTGAACTGATACGCTATATAATAGAAGGAAAAAATTTGGCACTGGTCAGTGATGCCGGTCTGCCAGCCATTTCGGACCCAGGTTCCGACCTTGTACAGCTTGCGCTGGAAGCCGGAATAACGGTCATTCCCATCCCTGGACCCAATGCTGCGTTGTCTGCTCTGATCGTGTCCGGATTACCGACGGAGCGCTTTACATTCGGCGGTTTTTTGCCGCGGGAGAAAAAGGACATGCGAAAAGTGCTGGAGGCTTTTGACGAATCCAACGGGACTTTGTTATTTTATGAATCACCTCATCGTATTCGAAAAACATTAGTCCATCTCGAAGAAATTCTGGGTGACCGCTCGATTGTCCTGGCCCGTGAACTAACCAAGCGTCATGAGGAATTCGCAAGGGGCACTGTGAAGGAATGCATAGACTGGCTTGAAGAGCATCCACCTCTTGGCGAGTACTGTTTGCTGGTAGAAGGCATTAAGGAAGAAGAGCGTAAGGCTGAGCGCGAAGCATGGTGGCAGCTTATGTCGCTTGCGGATCATGTCAACCACTATGAGGGTGAAGGACATAATCGCAAAGATGCGATGAAAAAAACGGCAACCGATCGTGGTCTTACGAAGCGGGATGTATATAATGCGTTAATCGAGTAGCTAATCGAACCAATTATCATCTGTCATGGGGAACATAACCTGAAAAGAACCTTATACCCAACCTTAGTGGAATCTTAAAAAAGCAGAGCGGTTCAAAAAAATTCCAAATAAAATTTACCGCTCTCTCCCGGTTGTGGTGTGACAGACCCATTTTGGGTAATGGAACCCATAACAGGGCAAAAAAATACCTTCCACGGTGGGGTTCACACCGGGAAGGCCATTAAGGAATATTAAAAAGGTTGGAAATAACAATTTAGATAAGTCCAGTATACCTAGTTTTTCTTATTTTGTCACAGGTGCAGGGATTTCGGAAATACATTCGTTACAAACAATTTTACCTTTGAAGTAAGTAACGTTCTCTGCATTACCACAGAAGATACAAGCAGGCTCGTATTTTTTCAACATGATGCGCTCGCCGTCAACATAGATTTCCAGAGCATCTTTTTCACCAATACCGAGCGTACGGCGCAATTCGATTGGAATAACTACCCGTCCTAGTTCGTCCACTTTTCTTACAATACCTGTTGATTTCATCATTATAATCAGTGCTCCTCTCAGCTAACTATCATTGTCATTATTCGACATTATTTTATGTTTTATGATACTCATCATACCAACGATTCCCAAAACAGTCAACCTTAAAATTAGCTTAAAATTAAGGCTGTTTTTCACAAGGTTACTGGTGGTAAGGGATTGAAAGCCGTTTTTCGTATTTAAACATCAATGTCAGCTTTGTCGATTTGGAAAACGACAAAACTACGTTATTCGACAAAGTTCGTCATGCTGTGTCGAATCTTTGATGAATTGTAGAGATCAAAGCGTTAATATAAGAGAAATTAAAGGAGTGAGTCGATATGGAACAACGTTTAACGGAAGAGAAAGTGTTTAAAGATCCGGTACATAATTACATCCACGTGCAAGATCCAGTTATATGGGAGTTAATCAACACTCCCGAATTTCAGCGTTTACGCCGGATTCGTCAGTTGGGGACTTCGTACCTTACCTTTCACGGGGCAGAGCATAGTCGTTTCTCACATTCACTGGGTGTTTATGAAATTACGCGCAAGATCATCTCTCAATTTGAAAGAAGTCATTATTCGGATTGGCCGAAAGAAGAAAAGATTGTAGCTCTGTGCGCAGCTTTACTTCATGATCTTGGGCATGGGCCATTCTCTCACTCCATCGAGGAAGCTTTTGACATGAATCACGAAGATTGGACTTGTCGCATCATTACAGGTGATACCGAAGTAGGGGCAATCTTAAGACGGTATGCTCCTGATTTTCCTGAGAAAGTGGCTTCTGTAATTCAAAAAACGTATGAGCAGCCGATTGTGGTCAATCTGGTGACCAGCCCTCTTGATGCGGACCGAATGGATTATTTGCTCAGGGATGCTTATTTTACAGGAGTAAACTACGGAACAATCGACCTTGATCGTATCCTTCGCATGCTGCGCCCTTATCATGGACGGATTGTAGTCAAAGACTCAGGCATGCATGCTGTTGAGGATTACTTAATGTCTCGGTATCAGATGTATTGGCAGATTTACTTCCATCCGGTAACCCGGAGTTCCGAAATTATATTGCGGCAAATATTCAAGCGAGCGAAAACACTTATACAGGAAAATTTTCAATTCCGCTTCATGATCGATCCACTACCTCAATTATTTGAAGGAGAACTATCGGTAGAGGAATATTTGCAGTTGGATGAAGCTTTGATTCAGACGGCATTTACGCAGTGGCGCAAGGAGGACGATACTGTTCTAAGTGAGTTATGCGAACGTTTTATGGATCGCAAGTTATATAAGTATGTAGAACTTGAACAGACCGACTTGATAATGATGGAAGAGATTCGGGAAGCATTTGTTCAGGCAGGTCTTAATCCCGAATATGATCTTGAAATTGATTTTCCATCGGATAATCCGTATGATGTGTTTCGTCCGGATGAATCCACGGATAAGCAGATTCTTCTGCTCGATCGACAGGACAAGTTACATGAGTTGTCAGAAGTATCCGACATTGTCCGTTCCATCAGTGGGCTACATCGGGGAAAACATCATTTGTATTACCCGCAAAACAAGGTGGATGCGATTATTCACGAATTACCGTCCCATATACGCCCCTATTTCTTGTAATGATGAGTGTACAACTTGGTGAAAAATTTCGAGTTCAAAAGACTTTCTAAAAGAGCTATTTTTCATGATACAGTAATCTGCTTTAATGGGGAGTATATGTAGATCGACATAATTTTGTAAAATAAAGTAGTTAGAGTCATCGTCGTTAGCAATATATAGATCCGAGTATCCGTATATCTTCTATATATTGTAGTTTGTGAAGAAAAGAGTGTAATGACGGAAATCCAAGGGTTTTTAAAATTTTCTTTATGAAACATTAAATTATTGGATTTTATAAATTAAATTACCAAAAAGAAGATAGTCGTTAGTTCGACATGAAGGGAGATTCAAACATGATGCTGTTCGACACACATACACATCTGGATGCACCACAATTCGACGAGGACCGCGAGGAAATGATTCAACGTGCCGTGGATGCGGGGGTTGGTCGCATGATCAACATTGGTTTTAACCGGGAGACGATTCCAACCACAATGAAACTCGCCGAAACGTATGACTTTATATATGCAGCTGTAGGGTGGCATCCCGTAGATGCGATCACAATGCAGGAGGGCGATTTGGAGTGGATTGCATCTTTATGCAGGCATGAAAAAGTGGTTGCGATCGGTGAGATTGGATTGGATTATCACTGGGATACTTCGCCGAAGGAAGTGCAACATCGCGTATTACGACAACAAATTGCTTTGGCGCGTGAAGTGAACATGCCAATTGTCATCCATAATCGGGATGCGCACGAGGATATTGTAAGAATTTTGCGTGAAGAGAAGGCTGGCGAGGTTGGTGGTGTGATGCACTCGTTCTCGGGTAGCTGGGAAACGGCGAAAAGTTGTCTCGATATGGGCTTCCATCTGTCCTTCGGAGGTCCAATCACATTCAAAAATGCAAAGCAACCAAAAGAGGTTCTGGAGAAGGTTCCTATGGACCGGTTTTTCATTGAAACAGATGCTCCATATCTGACACCTCATCCGTACCGTGGAAAACGAAATGAGACAGCGCATGTACGTCTGGTTGCAGAGGCAGCTGCGGAAATTAAAGGCATTTCGGTAGAGGAAATTGCTGCAATAACAACCAAAAATGCCATGGAACGATTTGGTATTCGTTAAAAAAACGAGTAAATCAGGTGAAATAGAGAGTTAAGCGGAGTTAATTTGCTCTTTGATCCAAATAAATCAAGAATATTACAATATTTTAACCAAATATTCAGAAAAACGTACTTGATCAACGCTTTACAACATGCATCAAAACAGGATATCATCTTTTCAGTGAATTGTTGTGCGGAAAATTGGACAGATGTTCGGGGGATGAACAAAGGGACACTTTCCGATGAAACAACAATACTTTCATGAATCAGTCTCGCTGAGTCTCCGTTAACGGAGAGCGGGGGAACCAATAGGGCTTAAACATCGGTGTATTTGGCCGATGCGCATCGTTCGCTGACCCAAAAGCAGCGAGAGGATCTGCGAAGCCATATTTGATTTCTTCTTTGGGTCTCGGGGTGAATTCAAAGGCGTCCGCCATGAGCGGGTGACCTAAGATAGGGCGGCTCTCTTTCGCCCGAACCCGACAGCTAACCTCGCAAGCGGAAAAAGAGAGGCAACCTCGTGCATGAATTTCCGATATTCAGAATCATTCGGAAGCCACGAAAGAGTTCCTCTTACACTCTTTCTTTGGCTTTTTTTGTTTTTGAATAAAAGAAATGTTGTCATCATACGGTAGGTATTCAGGAGGATGACATCATGTTGCGAAGATTGATTCATGGTGCAGAACCGGTCATTTGGTCCGATCTGTGTTCTGTAGAAAAATTGGTATAGTCACGTCAAAGACATCATGCATTACTTTAGACGACGAGGCTATGAAGGAGGACGGAGAAGTGGGCACATTCCAACCAGAAGAGACCCATGAGTCACGATCATCCAGTAAGTCTTTCGCGTTGCGGTGGAAGCATGAGAACATGCGTCAAATGGCATTGATCGCGATTTTCTCAATTGCGCTTACAATCATGATCTTGTTAGTCGTTTACGGTCAGGCCGGGAAACAAATTTCACTGGTTATTGATGGCAAAGCTCAGGTGGTAGAGACTCGTACAGGAATGCTTCAGGAAATGCTGGAGGAGCAGTCAATCACAGTCAGCCCTCACGATAAGGTATCCATGTCCATGAACGGGGCGATTACAGATGGAGACCGAATTGTTATTGAGCGGGCCGTTCCAGTTAACATTACGGCAGACGGAGACACCAAGACTCTGTATACAACCGATTCATCGGTACAAGAGGCAATTCAAAAATCAGGTATTCAGGTTGCAAGTAATGATAAAGTGTATCCGGCGCTTGGAACTGCAGTCAAAGCGGATATGAAAATTCGTGTAGTGCGGGTAACAAAGCGTACAGTGGATGTAGAACAACCGATCGCTTATAAAGTGATCAAAACGGCTGACCCTAGCTTGTACAAAGGGGATAACCGTGTCGTTGTAAGCGGCAAAGAAGGCACACTTGTACAGCATATCGAAAAGGTATTTCAGGATGGAGAATTGGTCTCCAAAAAAATGGTCGGCAAATCCGTCGCGAATAATCGTGTAGATAAAGTGATCGCTGTCGGTACCAAAGCAAAACCGGTTGTAAAAGAGCCTGAGGTTCAAACCGTATCGGCTCAGACTTCAACAACGAAACAGGCAACAACAACGAACTCGAAGAAAACTGCTGCCTCGGGCAGCAAAGTGATTACCGTATCCGGGACTTCTTTTAAATACTCCAAAGTACTTAAGAATGTATCCATGACTGCCTACTCTTCCGAAGAGCCTGGCATTGGTACTAAAACAGCTTCCGGTACTCGTGTAACGGAAGGGCGCACCATTGCGGTTGATCCCAAAGTCATTCCAATTGGCTGGTGGGTATATATCGAAGGTCTGGGCTTCCGTCGTGCGGAAGATACAGGCGGTGCCATTAAAGGCAACAAAATTGATGTATATTATGACAGTGTGAAGCATGCCCTGAATTTTGGACGCAAGAAAGGCAAGACGGTCTACGTGATCGGTCCGGTGAAGCCGGAAGCGAACTAAAATCGTTTTACTTTGAAATGGGAATGCTATAAAATAGTTGCATGAATGATTCATGCGGAATATGCGGCGGAGGGGTCTGAATTCAGTCTCCCCCGCCGTTTGGCAGAGAAGAGGATATTCCTCTTCTTTTTGCGTTAGAAAGGAAGAAATGGAACATGATAAAAGAAGTCATTGTGGTGGAAGGCCGTGACGATACGGTAGCCATCCGTCGGGCCGTAGAAGCCGATACGATAGAAACGGGTGGATCAGCCATCAACCAACGCATTCTGAAGCGAATAGCGCTTGCTCAGGAGAGACGGGGAGTCATCGTACTGACAGATCCGGATCATGCTGGCGAACGCATTCGTAAAATTATTGCGAATAAGGTCCCTGGTTGCAAGCATGCCTTCATTCCAGAAGCGGATGCGACGCGCAAAGGGGACATTGGGGTGGAGAACGCCTCACCGGAGGCGATTCGGCACGCGCTGGAACGCGTACATACTTCATACGAAGGTGCTCCGAGTCTGATCGATTGGGAGGACCTGATCGCGGCAGGGCTTATCGTGCATCCGCAGGCTGCTGCACGTCGCATGGAGATGGGCAATCTGCTGGGTATTGGATATTGTAACGGGAAGCAGTTCCACAAACGTCTCAGTGTATTTCAGATTACACGGGAAGAGTTCTCTACAGCATTAGCGCAAATTGAACGTGAAGGATTGTGAGCATATGAAGGACATAGAAGAGACGATAGAAATTGCAACGCCCAAGCGAACCAAAGAGATTATTCAAAGACACGGATTCTCATTCAAGAAAAGTCTAGGTCAGAACTTTCTGATCGATCAAAATATACTAAACAAAATCGTTAATGCAGCCGATTTGGACGAGTCCAAGGGCGCGCTCGAGATCGGGCCAGGTATTGGGGCCCTTACGGAACGATTGGCTCGGGTAGCTGGTCCTGTCACAGCCGTAGAGATTGATCAGCGCTTAATCCCAATCCTGGGAGAAGTGATGCAGCCTTATTCAAATGTACGTGTTCATCATGGGGATGTGCTGAAGCTTGATCTGGCTGAGTTGTTTAATACGGATTTTGCATCCGTAGACAAAGTTAGTGTCGTGGCTAACCTGCCTTACTATGTAACGACCCCGATCATGATGAAACTGCTGGAAGAGAAACTGCCGGTAGACAGCATCGTTGTCATGATTCAAAAAGAAGTGGCTGAACGCATGGCTGCTGCACCTGGATCAAAAGACTACGGTAGTCTGAGCATCGCAGTTCAGTACTACAGTATGCCGGAGCTTGTGTGTATTGTGCCTCCTACGGTCTTCATCCCGCAACCTAACGTGGAATCGGCTGTCATTAAGCTGAAGGTGCGTGAGCAACCGCCCGTGGAGATTCCGGATGAAGCACATTACTTCGAAGTGGTACAGGCTTCTTTTGCCCAGCGGAGAAAAACAATCTCGAACAACCTGAAGGCACGCTTCTTCACGAAGGAGAACCGGGAACAGGCAGACATTCTGCTGGAGCAGGCAGGTATTCAACCGTCCCGACGCGGAGAGACGTTAAGCCTGCAGGAGTATGCTACACTCAGCACCGTGATGTGGGAAGCAGGGGTACGCGCCGCGCTGTAAAATTTGAATGAACCAAACCGGGTCTCTGCCCATACGATGGGGTAGAGGTGATTACGTTGATGAATATCGGAGACTTGGTCGTTCGGAAGTCATACGGCGGCGATGTGACTTTTCGGGTGGAAGGCCTCCAGTTGGATGCTGCGGTCATTAAAGGGACTGAGTTCCGGCTGATTGCCGATTCCCCGGTGGACGATTTGATACAGGTTCCCTACGAACCGCAAAGCGCCAAGACCAGACAGGCGCATATTAAAGCACATCAGACCCTGTCCCGCCTGCAGCAGAATCGAATGGAACAGGCTGAGCGGAATCGTGAAGGTCTGGTGCAGGATTGGTCTGCACAGCAGGAACCGGCTTATTTTGAGATGCCTGGTAAGGTGCTTCATCTGGATGGAGATCCGAATTATTTGAAAAAAAGTATGGATCTCTATGAGCAACTTCGTGTTCCCGCAGAGGGACAATATGTCCATGAATCGGCAATGGCAGATACCTTATACCGTTTATTACCCAAAGTACGTCCGGATATCGTGGTCATTACGGGTCATGATGGGGTACTTAAGACACGACAGCCTTATGACTTATATAGTCTTGGTAGCTACAAGAACTCACAAAATTTTGTGTCGGCCATTCAGGTGGCCAGACAATACGAACGCCACCTGGATGCACTCACCATTGTAGCAGGGGCCTGTCAGTCCCATTTTGAGGCACTGCTGCGCGCTGGAGCGAACTTTGCCAGTTCTCCGGGCCGAATTCTCATTCATGCACTTGATCCGGTCTATGTCGCAGCCAAGGCCTCCTTCACGTCTGTTCGGGATACCGTCAACATGAGTGATGTCTTGCACAATACCATCAGTGGTAGCCAGGGTGTGGGTGGTGTGGAGACACGAGGAAGTTACCGGGTAGGTCTGCCGGGATTGAATGATTTGTCCACGCTAAAAGTGAACCCATCGGCAGTCTGATGTAGGCCATTTAAAGTCCCAATTTGGGGCTTTTTTTGTTTGCAAAAAAATTCATTGACAACAACTTTTTGATGCTGATATAATAATTAGTTTTGATTTGACAATGACTGTAAAATCCGGTATAATGGACAAGAAAAGAGGTGGTCGTCGACAATGGCTAAAAACACGCTGTTGGATATCAAACGCAATCTCGACGCACATATAGGTCAGAAAATTATGTTGCGGGCTAATGGTGGCCGCCGTAAGACCATTGAGCGTACGGGTGTATTGGAAGAAACGTACCCTTCTGTTTTTATCGTTAAGCTTGATGAAGAGCAAGAAACCTTCAAGCGAGTATCTTATAGTTATGCGGATATACTTACGGAATCGGTGGAAGTCATGGTTTTTGACCCGGGCAGCCAGACGCATAGCTCCTACATGGAGACGTAAGTATCGTTTTACAGGCGATTCGCCCCACTGGGCGGATCGCTTTTTTGTTTTTTACTAAATCACCAATTCGTCTCTAAAGGTAAAGCATACATACTCAGGAATGAGCGATGAATGGTCGCGGCATACTATTTGGACAGGTGAAGAAACAGTTTCCTAAGCAAATGCAGGAACTGAACTTGGCCTGATGGTAAAATGTCCAAAACGTGAACGAACTCATCACATCATGAAGGATACTTTGGAGGAGGATGGTTCATGAGTCGGAGAAGAAGAAGTGTCATGTCAGAGGATCTGAAGAATGAGCTGGCGAAAGACCTGGGTTTCTACGATACGGTGCAACAGGAAGGCTGGGGCGGAATTAAAGCCAAGGATGCAGGAAACATGGTAAAACGTGCAATTCAACTTGCTGAACAGGCTGCGCGCAAATCTTAATCCGTTTCAAGCAGACTGAAAAGCGGGGAAATCCGTCAGGAATAACCCCGCTTTTTCCCCTTAGATGCGGAATACAAATGACTTGACAGCCCCATTTTGATATAATATGTTAAGTTGTCTTAGGGAAAAGGTGAGGACGGGTGAACGCCTTGAAAATTTACGAAAAAGCGCCTGCTAAAATTAATTTGATGCTGGACGTTTTACATAAAAGAAGCGATGGATTCCATGAAGTTGAAATGATCATGACCATGGTCGATCTGGCTGATCGGCTGGAAATGTCGGAGCTGCCGCGAGATACCATTTTCATCTCCAGTCAGGCGGGATATATCCCGCTGGATGAGAAGAATCTGGCTTTCCAGGCAGCCAGACTCATTAAGGAGCGGTATAACGTACGCACCGGCGTCCATATTCATCTGGATAAAAAGATTCCAGTTGCAGCCGGACTTGCAGGGGGTAGCAGTGATGCAGCAGCAGCACTGCGTGGATTAAACCGTCTGTGGCGGCTGA belongs to Paenibacillus sp. FSL H8-0079 and includes:
- the rnmV gene encoding ribonuclease M5, yielding MIKEVIVVEGRDDTVAIRRAVEADTIETGGSAINQRILKRIALAQERRGVIVLTDPDHAGERIRKIIANKVPGCKHAFIPEADATRKGDIGVENASPEAIRHALERVHTSYEGAPSLIDWEDLIAAGLIVHPQAAARRMEMGNLLGIGYCNGKQFHKRLSVFQITREEFSTALAQIEREGL
- the rsmA gene encoding 16S rRNA (adenine(1518)-N(6)/adenine(1519)-N(6))-dimethyltransferase RsmA encodes the protein MKDIEETIEIATPKRTKEIIQRHGFSFKKSLGQNFLIDQNILNKIVNAADLDESKGALEIGPGIGALTERLARVAGPVTAVEIDQRLIPILGEVMQPYSNVRVHHGDVLKLDLAELFNTDFASVDKVSVVANLPYYVTTPIMMKLLEEKLPVDSIVVMIQKEVAERMAAAPGSKDYGSLSIAVQYYSMPELVCIVPPTVFIPQPNVESAVIKLKVREQPPVEIPDEAHYFEVVQASFAQRRKTISNNLKARFFTKENREQADILLEQAGIQPSRRGETLSLQEYATLSTVMWEAGVRAAL
- the yabG gene encoding sporulation peptidase YabG encodes the protein MNIGDLVVRKSYGGDVTFRVEGLQLDAAVIKGTEFRLIADSPVDDLIQVPYEPQSAKTRQAHIKAHQTLSRLQQNRMEQAERNREGLVQDWSAQQEPAYFEMPGKVLHLDGDPNYLKKSMDLYEQLRVPAEGQYVHESAMADTLYRLLPKVRPDIVVITGHDGVLKTRQPYDLYSLGSYKNSQNFVSAIQVARQYERHLDALTIVAGACQSHFEALLRAGANFASSPGRILIHALDPVYVAAKASFTSVRDTVNMSDVLHNTISGSQGVGGVETRGSYRVGLPGLNDLSTLKVNPSAV
- a CDS encoding Veg family protein, with protein sequence MAKNTLLDIKRNLDAHIGQKIMLRANGGRRKTIERTGVLEETYPSVFIVKLDEEQETFKRVSYSYADILTESVEVMVFDPGSQTHSSYMET
- a CDS encoding small, acid-soluble spore protein, alpha/beta type, with amino-acid sequence MSRRRRSVMSEDLKNELAKDLGFYDTVQQEGWGGIKAKDAGNMVKRAIQLAEQAARKS